In Ignavibacteriales bacterium, a single window of DNA contains:
- a CDS encoding zinc ABC transporter substrate-binding protein — translation MKLKIYALNILLIVFSIKLIAGDKIKVVTTLPDLRSIVEEIGGTKVEAFSIATGFQNPHFVDPKPSYILKLTKADMFVTVGLDLETGWSPSLLSSSRNNKIQKGSNGYVDASKNIPLLQIPNDANRSSGDIHMYGNPHYWLDPVRGIKIGRTICEALIKISPDNSNYFEANYVAFKNKSDSKIKEWSALMMPYKGTKIIAYHNEWPYFEDRFGLRIVDFLEPKPGIPPTPGQLSKVINEIKEQNIKVIITSPYFTTESAELIARQTGAKVVVLATSVGADKSINNYFDLFDYNIKKLIDALK, via the coding sequence ATGAAATTAAAAATTTATGCATTAAACATTTTATTGATTGTATTTTCCATTAAACTGATCGCCGGGGATAAGATAAAGGTTGTAACTACTCTTCCCGATTTAAGAAGCATTGTCGAAGAAATTGGTGGTACCAAAGTTGAAGCATTTTCCATTGCAACCGGTTTTCAAAATCCGCACTTCGTAGATCCGAAACCGAGTTACATACTTAAACTTACTAAAGCGGATATGTTTGTCACCGTCGGACTTGATCTTGAAACTGGTTGGTCACCTTCTTTGTTGAGCAGCTCACGAAATAATAAAATTCAAAAAGGTAGCAATGGATATGTAGACGCATCGAAGAATATTCCATTGCTTCAGATTCCTAACGACGCTAATCGTTCTTCCGGCGACATTCATATGTACGGCAATCCTCACTACTGGCTCGATCCTGTCCGAGGAATAAAAATAGGTCGAACAATTTGCGAAGCTTTAATCAAAATATCTCCAGACAATAGTAATTATTTTGAAGCGAATTATGTTGCTTTTAAAAATAAATCAGATTCAAAGATTAAAGAATGGTCGGCACTGATGATGCCATACAAAGGGACTAAAATAATTGCATACCACAATGAGTGGCCTTACTTCGAAGATAGATTCGGGCTGAGGATCGTAGATTTTTTAGAACCCAAACCTGGGATTCCTCCAACACCGGGTCAATTGTCAAAAGTCATAAATGAAATTAAAGAACAAAATATTAAAGTAATAATTACATCACCATATTTTACAACAGAATCAGCAGAATTGATTGCGCGCCAAACCGGTGCGAAAGTTGTTGTACTCGCGACCTCGGTCGGTGCCGATAAATCGATCAATAATTATTTTGATTTGTTCGATTACAACATCAAAAAACTGATTGATGCACTTAAATAA
- a CDS encoding metal ABC transporter permease — protein MIELFKQEFVLNALGASIVMGLLLSYLGVHVVERGIVFVDLALGQISMLGVAFAGYIEKDTFMISIIFTMTGAFFLSLININDKRLKLEAIIGIIYAVASAATVLLIAKSPHGEADISEVLFGSLFTVTPDKIFSMGIIFSVIGLAHIIFRRKFFSLTDSAENSEHIAVFNLWNFLFYLSIGLAIVIAVRMGGVIPVFSYLIIPAVSAMMIAHRRWLVILIALAISILSGFVGLVFALNFDFPAGSSLVAILGLFFGISSFIRIVYSFVKKSTVSV, from the coding sequence ATGATAGAATTATTCAAACAAGAGTTTGTTCTGAACGCTTTAGGAGCGAGTATCGTGATGGGACTGCTTCTCTCCTATCTCGGCGTCCATGTTGTGGAAAGAGGGATTGTATTCGTTGACCTCGCACTTGGACAAATATCAATGCTGGGTGTAGCGTTCGCGGGATATATAGAAAAAGACACATTCATGATTTCCATTATCTTCACAATGACAGGAGCGTTTTTCCTTTCATTAATTAATATCAATGATAAGCGGTTAAAACTTGAGGCAATTATCGGAATTATCTACGCCGTAGCTTCTGCCGCCACGGTGTTACTAATCGCCAAATCACCGCACGGTGAAGCGGATATTTCAGAGGTCTTATTCGGCAGTCTATTCACTGTCACTCCGGATAAAATATTCTCCATGGGAATTATTTTTTCAGTTATAGGTTTAGCTCACATCATATTTCGAAGAAAATTTTTTTCATTGACGGATAGCGCCGAGAATTCGGAGCATATCGCCGTTTTTAATCTATGGAATTTCCTTTTTTACCTTTCAATCGGATTGGCAATTGTTATAGCTGTAAGGATGGGTGGTGTAATCCCGGTATTTTCGTATTTAATAATTCCGGCTGTTTCAGCAATGATGATCGCTCATAGAAGATGGCTGGTGATTTTAATTGCATTAGCAATTAGTATTTTAAGCGGCTTTGTTGGTTTAGTATTCGCTCTCAATTTCGACTTCCCAGCAGGTTCATCTTTAGTTGCTATTTTGGGTTTATTCTTTGGAATAAGCTCGTTTATCCGAATTGTTTACTCATTTGTGAAGAAATCCACAGTATCAGTCTAA
- the trxA gene encoding thioredoxin, translated as MTENLNKTAFLEKVFNYEKSKDWKFTGELPTVIDFWAPWCGPCRIVGPVLDELSNEYKGKVNFYKVNTEEEQELASVFGIQSIPSLLFVPKDRQPMMAVGALPKDTLKGIIDKELLSLPVADEHEHHHHHEHGDQCQH; from the coding sequence ATGACTGAAAACTTAAACAAGACTGCTTTTTTAGAAAAAGTTTTTAATTATGAAAAGAGCAAAGATTGGAAATTCACCGGTGAGTTACCGACTGTTATCGATTTCTGGGCACCATGGTGCGGACCTTGCCGTATAGTTGGACCTGTGCTAGATGAACTTTCAAATGAATATAAAGGAAAAGTTAATTTTTATAAGGTTAACACTGAGGAAGAACAAGAACTTGCATCGGTTTTTGGAATCCAAAGTATACCAAGTTTATTGTTCGTTCCAAAAGATCGCCAACCTATGATGGCAGTGGGTGCACTTCCTAAAGATACACTCAAAGGAATTATCGACAAAGAACTCCTCTCTCTTCCAGTTGCCGATGAACATGAACATCATCACCATCATGAGCATGGAGATCAATGCCAACATTAA
- a CDS encoding YtxH domain-containing protein: MLFGVIGAVIGFSYYFFIGCYNGTCLISSSPYISTLYGAGVGLVIAPSKKKTGE, translated from the coding sequence CTGCTATTCGGAGTTATTGGAGCAGTTATAGGTTTCAGTTATTACTTTTTTATCGGTTGTTACAATGGAACATGTTTGATATCGAGTAGTCCTTATATCAGCACGTTGTATGGTGCCGGTGTTGGTTTAGTTATCGCTCCTTCAAAAAAGAAAACAGGAGAATAA
- a CDS encoding thioredoxin family protein: MTIVYVISGIVILFMSMQFFLRFQSKFKKGKDATVLTGYIGDAVRRGGKVLLYFYSPTCGACRQQTTIIDRLPNTPTTIFKVDVSKDAKTAMAIGVLGTPSTAIIENGVIKEFFLGFVNQEKLLKLLQ; the protein is encoded by the coding sequence GTGACCATTGTTTACGTCATATCAGGAATTGTAATTCTTTTTATGTCAATGCAATTCTTTCTCCGATTTCAATCTAAATTTAAAAAAGGTAAAGATGCAACAGTGTTGACAGGGTATATCGGAGATGCGGTTAGGCGCGGCGGTAAAGTACTGCTTTATTTTTATTCTCCAACCTGCGGCGCATGTCGCCAACAAACAACGATTATTGATCGTCTCCCCAACACTCCTACAACAATTTTCAAAGTTGATGTCTCTAAGGACGCAAAAACTGCTATGGCAATCGGTGTGCTTGGAACACCATCTACCGCAATTATTGAAAATGGAGTTATAAAAGAATTCTTTCTTGGTTTTGTAAATCAAGAAAAGTTATTAAAACTTCTTCAATGA